In Francisella hispaniensis FSC454, a genomic segment contains:
- a CDS encoding trehalase family glycosidase, whose translation MINNQNLLIQLSGELFEAVQLQPCFNDSKYFVDMTPKRSPQNILNDYRKLKGSNDFNLKAFIEDNFYHPITEKIFANTEEISLSQYIKQMWSFLYQTFDEPNSLSSLIPLPKPYIIPGGRFREVYYWDCYFTCEGLRVDGKIQMIKDIANNFAYLIDILGFVPNANRKYYLTRSQPPLFYLIVNILYQELGISAIEKYLPILEKEYSFWMNSQRNINGLNRYWDNSDTPRPESYREDIEHAKNIKNKSEFYRNIRAACESGWDFSSRWFAKADDFNTIQTTDILPIDLNSYLYGLEHLLGKWFIEVSQQKKATKYLELAKKRKQLIQDKFWDNQKGFFYDLNHITTELTDITSLAGIAPLFLNIATDQQALKVAKIIEKDFLTEYGLITTLTNTTQQWDSPNGWAPLHFEAVIGLKNYGFDELAKTIATRFISTVNTKFKQTGKIREKYDVISPEQKAGGGEYIVQDGFGWTNGVVESFIKMYNL comes from the coding sequence ATGATCAATAATCAGAATTTACTAATTCAATTATCAGGGGAGCTCTTTGAAGCTGTTCAATTACAACCCTGTTTTAATGACTCAAAATACTTTGTTGATATGACGCCTAAGAGATCACCTCAAAATATTCTAAACGACTACAGAAAACTTAAAGGCTCTAATGATTTTAATCTTAAAGCTTTCATTGAGGATAACTTTTATCACCCAATTACTGAAAAAATTTTTGCTAATACTGAAGAAATATCATTATCACAATACATAAAACAAATGTGGAGTTTTTTATATCAAACTTTTGATGAACCAAACTCTTTAAGCTCTCTTATACCATTACCAAAACCTTATATAATTCCAGGGGGAAGGTTTAGAGAGGTTTATTATTGGGATTGTTACTTCACTTGTGAAGGTCTAAGAGTAGATGGTAAAATCCAAATGATTAAAGATATTGCTAATAATTTTGCATATCTTATAGATATACTTGGCTTCGTACCAAATGCGAATAGAAAATATTACCTAACTCGCTCTCAACCTCCTTTATTTTATTTGATCGTAAATATCTTATATCAAGAACTTGGTATATCCGCTATTGAAAAATATCTACCAATATTAGAAAAAGAGTATTCTTTTTGGATGAATTCTCAAAGGAACATAAATGGATTAAATAGATATTGGGATAACTCTGACACTCCTAGACCAGAATCATATCGAGAAGATATCGAACATGCAAAAAACATAAAAAATAAATCAGAGTTTTATCGAAATATTCGTGCTGCTTGCGAATCTGGATGGGATTTTTCTAGCCGCTGGTTTGCCAAAGCGGATGATTTTAATACAATCCAAACTACTGATATCTTACCTATTGATTTAAATAGTTATTTATATGGATTAGAACATTTACTAGGTAAATGGTTCATCGAAGTTTCACAACAAAAAAAAGCTACCAAGTATCTAGAATTAGCAAAAAAAAGAAAACAACTTATCCAAGATAAATTTTGGGATAATCAAAAAGGATTTTTTTATGATCTAAACCATATTACGACTGAACTTACAGATATTACAAGTCTAGCGGGAATAGCTCCTTTATTCTTAAATATAGCAACAGATCAGCAAGCCCTAAAAGTTGCTAAAATCATAGAAAAAGATTTTTTAACTGAATATGGTCTTATTACAACTCTTACAAATACAACACAACAATGGGATTCTCCAAATGGTTGGGCTCCATTACACTTTGAGGCAGTAATAGGCTTAAAAAATTATGGGTTTGATGAACTTGCAAAAACTATTGCAACAAGGTTTATAAGTACAGTTAATACAAAATTTAAACAAACTGGAAAAATTCGCGAAAAATACGATGTAATAAGCCCCGAGCAAAAAGCAGGAGGAGGAGAGTATATAGTCCAAGATGGTTTTGGCTGGACTAATGGAGTAGTTGAAAGTTTTATTAAAATGTATAATTTATGA
- a CDS encoding MFS transporter, which translates to MLNSIGIVILQSVTYYQVTEVQASILEAFKDLTIAIVSFAICSFIPRFGYKNAILTGLAIIAIGCITIASIDSFLTTKILFILIGVAFALIKVSVYSTVGLITDNSKAHASLLSLLEGIFQIGVVLCFFVFSVFIHFGNWLETYWLLASLCVIAFILLLFTKLDESAVQIPKASNFLVDTLSMLKLIKLPIVVLFIISVFFYVFIEQGVQSWLPTFNTRVLHLSTSTSVFMASAFALSIAAGRITFGFIMKKIDWKTIIIIGLICCGILIISTLQLSRLIIPTQTDSSIAIIIALLFPMIGFFMAPIYPTLCSSVLSSQPENLQSAMTGLIIIFSALGGTIGSRIISEIFSHFGGVTAFYSVLIPITILVLLILPYAKIHGNK; encoded by the coding sequence TTGCTTAATAGTATTGGTATTGTAATTCTACAGTCAGTGACTTATTATCAAGTTACAGAAGTTCAAGCAAGTATTCTTGAAGCGTTCAAAGATCTAACTATTGCAATAGTTTCATTCGCCATTTGTTCATTTATTCCAAGATTTGGTTATAAAAATGCAATACTCACCGGATTAGCCATTATTGCTATAGGTTGTATTACTATTGCTAGTATTGATAGCTTTCTAACAACTAAAATACTATTCATACTAATAGGTGTAGCTTTCGCTCTTATTAAAGTATCTGTATATTCTACAGTTGGTTTAATCACGGATAATTCAAAGGCACACGCTAGTCTGTTAAGCTTATTAGAAGGTATATTTCAAATAGGTGTAGTATTATGCTTTTTTGTATTTAGTGTATTTATTCATTTTGGTAACTGGCTAGAAACATATTGGTTGCTAGCTAGTTTATGTGTTATTGCATTTATTCTGCTTTTATTTACCAAGCTTGATGAATCAGCTGTACAAATACCAAAGGCATCTAACTTTTTGGTAGACACCCTAAGTATGCTAAAGCTTATAAAATTACCAATTGTTGTATTATTTATAATCAGTGTCTTTTTTTATGTATTTATTGAGCAAGGCGTACAATCGTGGCTTCCAACATTTAATACTAGAGTTCTCCATCTTTCTACATCGACTAGTGTCTTTATGGCGAGTGCTTTTGCTTTGAGTATAGCAGCTGGGAGAATCACATTTGGTTTTATCATGAAAAAAATTGACTGGAAAACAATTATTATTATAGGCCTTATATGCTGTGGAATATTAATAATATCAACTTTACAATTATCTAGATTAATAATCCCCACTCAAACCGATTCTTCTATAGCAATAATTATCGCGCTATTATTCCCTATGATTGGCTTCTTTATGGCACCAATATATCCAACTCTATGCTCAAGTGTCCTTAGTAGCCAACCTGAAAACCTACAAAGTGCTATGACTGGTTTGATTATTATATTCTCAGCATTAGGAGGCACTATAGGATCTAGAATAATTAGCGAAATATTCTCCCATTTTGGTGGAGTTACAGCTTTTTATAGTGTTCTAATACCGATTACTATTTTAGTACTTTTAATACTACCGTATGCAAAAATTCATGGAAATAAATAA
- the anmK gene encoding anhydro-N-acetylmuramic acid kinase AnmK: MSGTSLDGIDVALCKIRGRGLDTDIKLVDCQTYPYSADLLCNIKQSLDLSTSNAQLLCSLNFKLGIEYATAVKKLVATNGLNLKDIAFIASHGQTIYHQANNQQGFVKSSLQLGDAATIAYECQTTVVSNFRAGDIAAGGDGAPLVPYVDYILYRDKDKSRALHNIGGIANTTIIPKNANIDDIYAFDTGPGNMMINRAMEVLFNQDYDKDGDTAAAGIVILDMLQELLDNPYLKQKPPKSTGRELFGIKYTDKIIAKYKQNKPEDIVHTLTMFTAESIVSAYKDFVFNRNKLDQIIFTGGGAYNKFLIKTISDLVDVEVLTFEDIGESSDAKEAIAFAVLGNETLHKNYNNVPSATGAKSRVILGQINFF, from the coding sequence ATGTCTGGGACATCACTGGATGGAATAGATGTCGCTTTGTGTAAGATTCGAGGCAGAGGATTAGATACTGATATTAAATTGGTAGATTGTCAAACATATCCATATTCTGCTGACTTGTTATGTAACATCAAACAGTCACTAGATCTATCAACAAGCAACGCTCAGCTATTATGTAGTCTTAATTTTAAACTTGGTATTGAATATGCAACTGCGGTAAAAAAACTAGTAGCAACCAATGGTTTGAATTTAAAAGATATAGCATTTATAGCAAGTCATGGACAAACAATTTATCATCAAGCAAATAATCAACAAGGTTTTGTTAAATCATCATTACAATTGGGTGATGCTGCAACAATTGCTTATGAATGTCAGACAACCGTAGTATCAAATTTTCGTGCTGGAGATATAGCTGCTGGTGGTGATGGCGCACCACTTGTTCCTTATGTCGACTATATATTATATAGAGACAAAGATAAATCACGAGCTTTACATAATATAGGCGGAATAGCAAATACTACAATTATCCCAAAAAATGCAAATATTGATGATATTTATGCTTTTGATACGGGACCTGGAAATATGATGATAAATAGAGCTATGGAAGTTCTGTTTAATCAAGATTATGACAAAGATGGTGATACTGCCGCAGCCGGGATAGTTATTCTAGATATGTTACAAGAGCTTTTGGATAATCCTTATCTAAAGCAGAAACCACCTAAATCAACAGGTCGAGAGCTTTTTGGAATCAAGTATACAGATAAGATTATAGCTAAATATAAGCAAAATAAACCTGAAGATATAGTCCATACTTTGACAATGTTTACAGCAGAAAGTATAGTCAGTGCCTATAAAGATTTTGTATTTAATAGAAATAAACTAGATCAAATAATATTTACAGGTGGTGGAGCATATAATAAGTTCTTAATAAAAACTATTTCAGATTTAGTTGACGTTGAAGTATTAACATTTGAAGATATTGGTGAGAGTAGTGATGCAAAAGAGGCTATAGCCTTTGCAGTATTAGGCAATGAAACTCTTCATAAAAACTATAATAATGTACCATCTGCAACCGGAGCAAAAAGTAGAGTTATATTAGGTCAAATAAATTTCTTTTAA
- a CDS encoding Pathogenicity determinant protein D, translated as MDQDINDLLYDTDDLKKEKVNGGFFDFIKAWFYNDVERHMFFEDEIIVAQKLKTMDVMANTYALERKKYFEDFLEYSHKQKSFLTRIKDRDFAFYKDPTRVRLWSSITDTDVYSFFIKSSINQMLGGGNIAQLTSLPKFKFNAILSVNSENISAAASLAATGEKSFAGSSCINIWSNLPVFDSKRGDVKSFIPLYLRMSGKASSALFSYDVDIGSTTNRLKFTDSECIQLLNNFKGNINLKLVTAKGSREAKSLIYTPKFKEYSKRLNDLGFILNVQQGSYRYLVPETRDGLDLIREYTYPEIEQIYFGRSALSGYSKSNYDRQSLGIEKNGEGLMTLGVSSKDYENPLIQVKTSTKTASFDLLQGEIKGKILADSLIGFADVKGAVNKFRNQVDSIVKNNIAESFESPFKIPNLSEFSDMEIKARFGLYSKKSASKLRTIRISIPMTTKMLDFNQTSGSYNTKSGMGYSMAQRHELKGTTAYKQGLLENSTQRLFSGESLDFKNQLRSMAKDLTKDYVEFGNCAKDKANSLIENISNADQHDFDLVKSTQNSALETMQDSSSSIYDKGSTFDSVIDSLRELYKLKGENLTNIDSNDILNVLSQNSSLAGLSSSIGEDLNKLNSKFKDITSIDIKKKASEEILSTSYQQYNPSFNKAKIFNNPDSFYVQDTLINYSQTLKKEEFRDQMSTINIIEFGNDSHLPILFNLCKMMTSESGKDEAKDFLNQKENANKTKELINTLENTATVISPESNISYTSINVLCNKGVGSIITENNKASSVSLGSTVSLAGFNRMYSLDSRVSMLGVSPLEELSNFSAEKNKYKITFEEYFTKLAIQKYIKVVMIDDEASFIRTFVSPMMECQKKLLDNLVILNKVAKWKSSSSFKRAFSSSGSFSFTGWLKERLPGFDFEISQEYAYFTGLVINFTFEEDNSSSETVIKLCKIIKSLDRLVRGFYLLLRRMVKNRNARVGSHNVSESHLNMVKQILTSLYEPYEVLTRKISDNAELLSALVNMLSFMDSFVEVQQLCASICIPNAAFFTLVNENKSLLKDICYTVEKSGVTGVIVESIFSYSSELFKEGQQEIKLNIKKMPVRVRDGKVKKFTSIDRDANTEAILQSIYDNIIALDEQDLERLFMGFRILKQENSTNTDKTGFNIGLIYHPITNDVSIEINKDQQSSLYSYSNLSKDAYIRKIKSIVDAKIALTLSFEHEEIRSSQGFSVLAIIPAKGHSIDELNRKYRPMIWV; from the coding sequence ATGGATCAAGATATCAACGATTTATTATATGATACTGATGATTTGAAAAAAGAAAAAGTAAATGGAGGCTTTTTTGATTTTATCAAAGCTTGGTTTTATAATGACGTTGAAAGACATATGTTTTTTGAAGATGAGATTATTGTGGCTCAGAAACTTAAAACGATGGATGTTATGGCTAATACATACGCCTTAGAGAGAAAAAAATATTTTGAAGATTTTCTCGAGTATTCTCATAAGCAAAAAAGTTTTCTTACAAGAATAAAAGATAGAGATTTTGCTTTTTATAAAGATCCTACTAGAGTTAGGCTATGGAGTAGTATTACTGATACAGACGTCTATAGTTTTTTTATAAAGTCAAGTATTAACCAGATGCTTGGTGGTGGTAATATAGCCCAGCTGACATCATTACCAAAATTTAAGTTTAATGCAATATTATCAGTTAATAGTGAAAATATCTCCGCAGCAGCTAGTCTTGCAGCCACTGGAGAAAAAAGTTTTGCTGGGAGTTCGTGTATAAATATTTGGTCTAATTTACCTGTATTTGATAGTAAAAGAGGAGATGTTAAATCATTTATTCCATTATATCTAAGGATGAGTGGTAAAGCTTCATCTGCATTATTTAGTTATGATGTAGATATAGGTTCTACTACAAATAGATTAAAGTTTACTGACTCTGAATGCATTCAATTGTTAAATAATTTTAAAGGAAATATAAATCTTAAGTTAGTAACTGCAAAAGGTTCTAGAGAAGCAAAAAGTCTTATCTATACACCAAAATTTAAAGAATATAGTAAGCGTTTAAATGATTTAGGTTTTATTCTAAATGTTCAGCAAGGCTCGTATAGATACTTAGTTCCTGAAACTAGGGATGGACTTGATCTAATTAGAGAATATACATATCCAGAAATTGAACAGATTTATTTTGGTAGGAGTGCACTTTCTGGTTATTCAAAGAGTAATTATGATAGGCAGAGTCTAGGCATTGAAAAAAATGGTGAGGGTCTTATGACTCTTGGTGTTAGTTCTAAAGATTATGAAAACCCATTGATCCAGGTGAAAACCTCGACTAAAACGGCAAGTTTTGATCTTCTGCAAGGTGAAATAAAAGGTAAAATATTAGCTGATAGCTTAATCGGATTTGCTGATGTTAAGGGAGCTGTTAATAAATTTAGAAATCAAGTTGATTCTATTGTTAAAAATAATATTGCAGAAAGTTTTGAATCTCCTTTTAAAATACCAAACTTATCTGAATTTAGTGATATGGAGATCAAAGCAAGGTTTGGCTTATATTCTAAGAAGTCGGCATCTAAGCTTAGAACTATAAGAATCTCTATTCCCATGACTACTAAAATGTTAGATTTTAATCAAACATCTGGGTCATATAATACAAAATCAGGCATGGGTTATTCAATGGCTCAGCGACATGAATTAAAAGGAACAACAGCTTATAAACAAGGTCTTCTAGAAAATTCTACTCAGAGGTTGTTTAGTGGCGAAAGCTTAGATTTTAAAAACCAGTTGAGATCTATGGCTAAAGATCTGACAAAAGATTATGTTGAGTTTGGTAATTGTGCAAAAGATAAGGCTAACTCTTTGATAGAGAATATTTCAAATGCTGATCAGCACGATTTTGATTTGGTTAAATCAACTCAGAATAGTGCTCTTGAGACTATGCAGGATAGTTCGTCAAGTATATATGATAAAGGTAGTACTTTTGATTCAGTAATAGATTCTTTGAGAGAGCTTTATAAACTTAAAGGTGAGAACCTAACAAATATTGATTCTAATGATATCCTTAATGTTTTATCACAAAACTCGTCTTTAGCAGGGTTGTCTAGTAGTATTGGAGAGGATCTGAATAAGCTAAACTCTAAGTTTAAGGATATTACATCTATAGATATAAAGAAAAAAGCATCTGAAGAGATATTATCTACGAGTTATCAGCAATATAACCCTAGTTTTAATAAGGCAAAAATATTCAATAATCCAGATTCTTTCTATGTTCAGGATACTTTAATTAACTACTCACAAACTCTAAAAAAAGAAGAGTTTAGAGATCAGATGTCAACAATAAACATTATTGAGTTTGGTAATGACAGTCACTTACCTATATTATTTAATCTTTGCAAAATGATGACTAGTGAGTCAGGAAAAGATGAAGCTAAAGATTTTCTAAACCAAAAAGAAAATGCTAATAAAACTAAAGAGCTTATTAATACTTTAGAAAATACTGCTACTGTAATAAGTCCAGAGTCAAATATCAGTTATACATCTATTAATGTGCTTTGTAACAAAGGTGTTGGCAGTATAATTACTGAGAATAATAAAGCCTCTTCTGTATCTTTAGGTTCAACTGTTAGTCTAGCTGGATTTAATAGAATGTACTCGCTTGACTCAAGAGTTTCTATGCTTGGAGTATCCCCTTTAGAAGAGCTATCAAATTTTTCAGCGGAAAAAAATAAATATAAGATCACTTTTGAAGAATATTTTACTAAGTTAGCAATTCAAAAGTATATAAAAGTTGTAATGATAGATGATGAAGCTAGCTTTATAAGAACATTTGTATCACCAATGATGGAGTGCCAAAAGAAACTATTAGATAATTTAGTTATTTTAAATAAGGTTGCTAAATGGAAAAGTAGTTCATCATTTAAGAGAGCTTTCTCAAGTAGTGGTAGTTTTAGTTTTACTGGTTGGCTTAAAGAGAGACTTCCTGGTTTTGATTTTGAAATTTCTCAGGAGTATGCTTATTTTACTGGCTTAGTAATAAACTTTACCTTTGAAGAAGATAACTCTTCTTCTGAAACTGTAATTAAACTATGTAAGATTATAAAATCTTTAGATAGGCTTGTTAGAGGTTTTTATTTATTACTAAGAAGGATGGTAAAAAATAGAAATGCCAGAGTTGGCTCTCATAATGTTTCTGAGAGTCACCTTAATATGGTTAAGCAGATTTTAACATCATTATATGAACCATATGAAGTTTTAACTCGGAAGATTAGTGATAATGCTGAATTACTGTCTGCTTTAGTTAATATGTTGAGTTTTATGGATAGTTTCGTTGAAGTACAACAGTTATGTGCTTCGATTTGTATTCCAAATGCTGCATTCTTTACTTTGGTTAATGAAAATAAAAGTTTGTTAAAGGATATTTGCTATACTGTCGAAAAAAGTGGCGTTACAGGAGTAATAGTTGAATCGATATTTAGCTATTCGTCAGAACTCTTCAAAGAAGGCCAACAAGAGATAAAGCTTAACATCAAAAAAATGCCAGTCAGAGTGAGAGATGGTAAAGTCAAGAAGTTTACTAGCATTGATAGGGATGCTAATACTGAAGCTATCTTACAAAGTATTTATGACAATATAATTGCGCTTGATGAACAAGATTTAGAGAGGTTATTTATGGGATTTAGGATCTTAAAACAAGAAAATTCGACAAATACTGATAAAACTGGTTTTAATATTGGTCTAATATATCATCCAATAACTAATGATGTTTCGATTGAAATTAATAAGGATCAACAAAGTTCATTATACTCATATAGTAATTTAAGCAAAGATGCGTATATCAGAAAAATTAAAAGTATAGTTGATGCTAAAATTGCATTAACCCTTAGTTTTGAGCATGAAGAGATTAGAAGTTCACAAGGTTTCAGTGTTTTAGCAATTATACCAGCTAAAGGACATTCTATAGATGAGTTAAATAGAAAGTATAGACCAATGATCTGGGTTTAA
- the tssB gene encoding type VI secretion system contractile sheath small subunit, whose translation MAKNKIPNSRLMINYETNVDGILKKKELPYRVLVVGDLSKGRSVDAKKEFADREVRRVNNGVDRVLEEMNISFDFEAPNFVSKDPSNLKVNYRIESIKDFRPDAVAKKVPEIKALLEMKEILASFAKDIENNRNLKKTIDMIFSDSNELEALKGKIPALTNYTIKDSCDAIESQGLNNQQVDGK comes from the coding sequence ATGGCGAAAAATAAAATCCCAAATTCAAGGTTAATGATAAATTATGAAACTAATGTTGATGGTATCTTAAAGAAAAAAGAACTACCTTATAGAGTTTTAGTCGTTGGGGATTTATCAAAAGGAAGATCTGTGGATGCAAAAAAAGAGTTCGCAGATAGAGAAGTCAGAAGAGTAAACAATGGTGTTGATAGAGTTTTAGAAGAGATGAATATCTCTTTTGATTTTGAGGCACCAAACTTTGTTTCCAAAGATCCTAGTAATTTGAAAGTTAATTATAGAATTGAAAGTATCAAAGATTTTAGACCCGATGCTGTTGCTAAAAAAGTTCCTGAAATCAAAGCTTTGCTTGAAATGAAAGAGATATTAGCATCTTTTGCTAAGGATATTGAGAATAATCGTAATCTCAAGAAAACTATAGATATGATTTTTTCAGATTCTAATGAATTAGAAGCATTAAAGGGTAAGATTCCTGCTTTGACAAATTATACGATTAAAGACTCTTGTGATGCGATTGAATCTCAAGGCTTAAACAATCAACAAGTAGATGGTAAGTAG
- the tssC gene encoding type VI secretion system contractile sheath large subunit, with protein sequence MSKNKSSLIDELLNNFGGSTEVDSVLKNIDFDVSDDASKVLSLSTDYNARNLMALSLVLANNNDINNYNQKYIQKVITVIDKLIDLQVNSIISNDEFRALEQEWLKVQEVCQDDYDNVEVSILDVKKEELQYDFERNLYDISSSDFFKKVYVSEFDQYGGEPYGAILGLYNFENTTNDIIWLTGMGMVAKNSHAPFIASIDKSFFGVKDLSEITHIKSFEALLEHPRYKEWNDFRNLDVAAYIGLTVGDFMLRQPYNPENNPVQYKLMEGFNEFVDYDDNQSYLWGPSSIHLVKNMMRSYDKTRWFQYIRGVESGGYVRNLVSCVYDNKGILETKPPLNVLFADYMELSLANIGLIPFVSEKGTSNACFFSVNSAKKIEEFVDGFDSANSRLIANLSYTMCISRISHYIKCVIRDKIGSIVDVESIQKILSDWISEFVTTVYQPTPLEMARYPFRNVSIEVKTISGKPGWYSCKINVIPHIQFEGMNTTMTIDTRLEPELFGTNNN encoded by the coding sequence ATGTCAAAAAATAAATCAAGTCTCATCGATGAGCTTTTAAATAATTTTGGAGGATCTACAGAAGTTGATAGTGTACTCAAAAATATAGATTTTGATGTTTCAGATGATGCTTCTAAAGTTTTATCCTTATCTACTGACTACAATGCTAGAAACCTCATGGCGCTATCTTTGGTATTAGCAAATAATAATGATATAAATAATTATAATCAAAAATATATCCAGAAAGTTATTACAGTTATTGATAAGCTTATTGATTTACAAGTTAACTCTATTATATCTAATGATGAGTTTAGAGCACTTGAGCAAGAATGGCTAAAGGTGCAAGAGGTTTGTCAAGATGACTATGATAATGTAGAAGTAAGTATATTAGATGTAAAAAAAGAAGAATTACAATATGATTTCGAGAGAAATTTATATGATATATCTAGTAGCGACTTTTTTAAAAAAGTATATGTTTCAGAATTTGATCAATATGGTGGCGAACCTTACGGAGCGATACTAGGATTATATAACTTTGAAAATACTACAAATGATATAATTTGGTTGACTGGAATGGGTATGGTGGCAAAGAATTCTCATGCACCATTTATTGCATCAATTGATAAATCATTCTTTGGTGTTAAGGATCTATCAGAAATCACTCATATAAAAAGTTTTGAAGCTTTGCTTGAGCATCCTAGATATAAAGAGTGGAATGATTTTAGAAACCTTGATGTTGCTGCATATATAGGTTTGACCGTAGGTGATTTTATGTTGCGTCAACCATATAATCCTGAGAATAATCCTGTTCAGTACAAGCTTATGGAAGGCTTTAATGAGTTTGTTGATTATGATGATAATCAAAGTTATCTATGGGGCCCCTCATCAATTCATCTAGTTAAAAATATGATGAGATCTTATGATAAAACTAGATGGTTTCAATATATAAGAGGGGTTGAGAGTGGTGGCTATGTTAGGAATTTGGTATCTTGCGTATATGATAACAAAGGCATTCTAGAAACAAAGCCACCTTTAAATGTATTATTTGCTGATTATATGGAGTTATCACTTGCGAATATTGGCTTGATACCATTTGTAAGTGAAAAAGGTACCAGTAATGCTTGTTTCTTTAGTGTGAATTCTGCTAAAAAAATCGAAGAATTTGTCGATGGTTTTGACTCTGCAAACTCAAGATTAATTGCCAATCTTTCTTATACTATGTGTATATCGAGAATATCTCATTATATTAAATGTGTAATAAGAGATAAGATTGGCAGTATAGTGGATGTTGAGTCGATTCAAAAAATTCTTTCTGATTGGATATCTGAATTTGTCACTACAGTCTATCAACCAACCCCTTTAGAAATGGCGAGATATCCTTTCAGAAATGTTTCTATCGAGGTTAAAACTATATCGGGTAAACCTGGTTGGTATTCATGCAAAATAAATGTAATTCCACACATTCAATTTGAAGGAATGAATACTACAATGACTATAGATACTAGACTTGAACCAGAATTATTCGGTACAAATAATAACTAA
- the iglC gene encoding type VI secretion system tube protein IglC, translating into MSEMITRQQVTSGETIHVRTDPTACIGSHPNCRLFIDSLTIAGEKLDKNIVAIEGGDDVTKADSATAAASVIRLSITPGSINPTISITLGVLIKSSVRTKLEEKVSSILQASATDMKIKLGNSNKKQEYKTDKAWGIMIDLSNLELYPISAKAFSISIEPTELMGVSKDGMSYHIISIDGLTTSQGSLPVCCAASTDKGVAKIGYIAAA; encoded by the coding sequence ATGAGCGAGATGATAACAAGACAACAAGTAACAAGTGGCGAGACCATTCATGTGAGAACTGATCCTACCGCATGTATAGGATCTCATCCTAATTGTAGGTTATTCATTGATTCTTTAACTATAGCTGGGGAGAAGCTTGATAAAAATATTGTTGCTATAGAGGGTGGGGATGATGTCACAAAAGCTGATTCTGCCACAGCTGCAGCTAGTGTAATACGTTTATCTATAACGCCAGGCTCTATAAATCCAACAATAAGTATTACTCTTGGTGTTCTAATTAAGTCAAGTGTTAGAACTAAACTTGAAGAAAAAGTTTCAAGTATATTGCAAGCAAGTGCTACAGATATGAAAATTAAGTTAGGTAACTCTAATAAAAAACAAGAGTATAAAACTGATAAGGCATGGGGTATTATGATAGATCTATCTAATTTAGAGTTATATCCAATAAGTGCTAAAGCCTTTAGTATTAGTATAGAGCCAACAGAACTTATGGGTGTTTCAAAAGATGGAATGAGTTATCATATTATCTCTATAGATGGTCTTACGACATCTCAAGGAAGCCTCCCTGTATGTTGCGCAGCTAGCACAGATAAAGGAGTTGCTAAAATAGGATATATCGCAGCTGCATAG